DNA sequence from the Cellulophaga sp. HaHaR_3_176 genome:
TTATAAGGCTATTAATGTAGATGATTTGTCTACAGGGTTTTATTCACTTACTATTTTTGATGACGGTGAGCAGCAATCAATGAAGTTTATCAAAAACTAAAACAATTATTTAGATTCATTTTTTTTGATTGTTTTAATATTCTGTTTTTCTAATTCTGTCAACATGTTTTCTACAGATTTATATTGTGGTTTATACCATTTAGTTTTTGAAAAGTAAGTATCCATTTTTTCTCCTTTTGAGAAAACGTAACCATAACGCGCATAAATTTCATTACGCATAAGTTGTAATTCTGAAGATGTATATTTCTTTAAATCTTCTAATTTTAGTAATTGAGTTGATGCTTGAGTATAATTTCCAAGCTCGTAATGTATGTTTATAGGGTAGTTTACTGTACCTATTTCATAACCATTATAGCTAGGTTCATCCATCCATGGTTTATCAATCTTCAGACCTGATATAGGTTCTTTGCCGTTATCATAAACTACAAATTCGCCATTGTAACTATCAGAGAAAAATTTAGAACCCTCAATTCGAATATTTTGTAGGTTTATATGTTCTGGAATCCAACCTGTAGAATTTTCATTCCAATGTCCAGTTCTTATTTGTCCATAAACAGTGCTATCGACAACTATTAAAATAAAATCTGATTCCCCTTCCGATTCTCCAAAATGATAAACACTTTCGTAATCTTTTATATTTTCAACATTCCATGGCGACACCTTAGATTCGTCAATTTCAGACCAACCGATACGTTGTGAGTTTATTGTGTTACTTGATAGTATGCCAATTAAAATAGTAAATAAAACTTTAAGCTTCTGATTATACATTTTTAACCTCATCATCTTTTAATAAATCATCGTTCCTTAATCGTAAAAAAACTTGAGCAGTAGTTATAACATCTAGCTCACAATATTTTACTATTCTTTCAATATTATTATCGTTATAAAATACTTGCCTAACCATGCTGCCATCAATATCTCCTTTAGGTGATGGTATTCCAAGCACGTTTGCCATTAGTTTTAATGATGTAAAATGCTTGTAGTCTCCAAACTTCCATAATTCCATTGTGTCTATATGCGATATTTCCCATGGCTTCTTTCCAAATAAATTAAGTTTAGAAGGTAAGTCAATGCGGTTTATAAGCATTCTGCGAGCTATGTAAGGAAAATCAAACTCCTTAGCGTTGTGGCCACACAAAACATACTTAGGGTGGTTAAAATGACCGTCTAGTAAATTTTTAAACTCTTTTAATAATTTACTCTCTTCACCATGAAAAGTTGTAACTCTAAAACTGCGAGAATCTCCATTAATATTAAAATATCCAACAGAAATACAAACTATTTTACCAAACTCGGCCCAAATACCTGCACGTTCGTAAAACTCTTCTGAAGTAAATTCATCTTTTCTCTGATATTGCGATTTGTGGTCCCAAAGCTCTTTTTTATCATCACTTAAATTTTGATAATTTTCTTCTTCAGGTACGGTTTCAATATCTAAAAATAAAATATGCTCAAGGTTTGTTTTTTGTAACATGATTACTGTTTTTTTATGAAAAGAAAAGCTTGAATATGAGTCAATTCTATAATATTTACTTCAGTATTGAAACTCAAATTTGAAAATATCATTTTTGCAGATAATTCTTCAGAAGTCACTTCAATCGTTAAATCTTCTTTACTTGCCTCGTTTAAATTAGTACTAAACTTTGAGAGCTCTTTTAGCTTATCAAGCAAAGGAATTTCAATTTTCACAGTAGTATCGTTCTTTAAGCGAATTGAAATTTCTTTTTCAGTCA
Encoded proteins:
- a CDS encoding YARHG domain-containing protein produces the protein MYNQKLKVLFTILIGILSSNTINSQRIGWSEIDESKVSPWNVENIKDYESVYHFGESEGESDFILIVVDSTVYGQIRTGHWNENSTGWIPEHINLQNIRIEGSKFFSDSYNGEFVVYDNGKEPISGLKIDKPWMDEPSYNGYEIGTVNYPINIHYELGNYTQASTQLLKLEDLKKYTSSELQLMRNEIYARYGYVFSKGEKMDTYFSKTKWYKPQYKSVENMLTELEKQNIKTIKKNESK
- a CDS encoding 3'-5' exonuclease; its protein translation is MLQKTNLEHILFLDIETVPEEENYQNLSDDKKELWDHKSQYQRKDEFTSEEFYERAGIWAEFGKIVCISVGYFNINGDSRSFRVTTFHGEESKLLKEFKNLLDGHFNHPKYVLCGHNAKEFDFPYIARRMLINRIDLPSKLNLFGKKPWEISHIDTMELWKFGDYKHFTSLKLMANVLGIPSPKGDIDGSMVRQVFYNDNNIERIVKYCELDVITTAQVFLRLRNDDLLKDDEVKNV